A single window of Novipirellula galeiformis DNA harbors:
- a CDS encoding transglutaminase TgpA family protein, giving the protein MKLFFAILSCLGGMVLASNAETETFALVAIFFSVFGYLFVDWLALFSLPAALAYMAMIASAVYCVSDFIVIDPSSRFWITLDLYRSGDRHLVAVSELLVLVQAILMLQRKTRRVCEQLCVFCLLELIVAAVFNNALSFGILMVPIGLVAAYALALLSGVEPGEGGTEISGMSTSLGGVESWPTQHVAADSVDAAPVTQRGMLPTILWSMIPAVLMIGGTFFYAIPRTTESARMNNEGNALVGFDDVVRLKQFGQMQQNTEVALRVWMTERATEKPYQAINGIYLRGRVLEHYHSHDDKGEATADWSSLPGSTIHDSQRLPLEYFPQRSNDRNFYDAVHVDIDCKAMRSDSLFAIAPYFRTNRQSDVVHRYDRWTIGRRDRAEWEHPPIRYAFGTHAFRDGYQSEWIARSAATEPVSESELAELKNRRYESQRRGLGLDSSDRFRRGYRNRLLRFNEKRMPTVKLLADAIASSMPEHESGPVAIAQRFVEFLSIEGGFEYTLNLNAESSGTVDPIEKFVATDRRGHCQYFASALAMMLRSQGIPARLVVGYHTDDFNELGHYYVARQSHAHAWVEALIDERDIHQVVYGQPKSEEYWLRLDATPGGSNSEGNTQGVNSVIDLAETLWKGYVVDLNTSKASTSGKTKTAMSPIIESRNVLTMVLKGVIDQIQAGQLGGGTLSLRNGFSWPAALFGVILTLGLFGSVRGVSAIRWRARLPRPPQPSRPSLAFYAEALDCLLQCGIRRQPAQTPYEFADVADAELNRFADQTAPNASSDASSPIRLLTDTFYRLRFGKKTASSSTDADVEPQMIEQSLAALKTQVQARLTRPASDKYSNDSSINANATRENAL; this is encoded by the coding sequence GTGAAGTTATTCTTCGCGATTTTGTCCTGTCTCGGCGGCATGGTTCTGGCCAGCAATGCGGAAACGGAGACGTTTGCCCTGGTTGCGATTTTCTTTTCCGTCTTTGGCTACCTGTTCGTCGATTGGTTAGCGTTATTTTCGCTTCCCGCTGCCCTCGCCTACATGGCGATGATCGCGTCGGCGGTCTATTGCGTCAGCGATTTTATCGTAATCGATCCCAGCAGTCGGTTTTGGATCACACTGGACCTCTACCGCTCTGGAGATCGGCATCTTGTCGCAGTCTCCGAATTGTTGGTGTTGGTGCAAGCGATCTTGATGCTGCAGCGGAAAACGCGGCGGGTTTGTGAACAATTGTGCGTGTTCTGTCTGCTGGAACTGATCGTCGCGGCGGTCTTTAACAACGCCTTGAGTTTTGGGATCTTGATGGTCCCGATTGGCTTGGTCGCAGCCTATGCACTGGCCCTTTTGTCGGGCGTCGAGCCGGGTGAGGGGGGAACAGAGATTTCCGGGATGTCGACTTCGCTTGGCGGCGTGGAGAGCTGGCCAACGCAGCACGTCGCTGCGGACTCTGTTGACGCGGCGCCGGTCACACAGCGAGGCATGCTGCCGACGATTTTGTGGTCGATGATTCCGGCGGTTTTGATGATCGGGGGCACTTTCTTTTACGCGATCCCGCGGACGACGGAGTCCGCGCGAATGAACAATGAAGGCAACGCGTTAGTAGGCTTCGACGACGTGGTTCGTTTGAAGCAATTTGGGCAAATGCAGCAAAACACCGAGGTTGCCCTTCGCGTCTGGATGACGGAGCGAGCGACCGAGAAGCCCTATCAAGCCATCAACGGCATCTATTTGCGTGGGCGAGTGCTCGAACATTATCATTCGCACGATGACAAGGGGGAAGCGACCGCGGATTGGTCTTCGCTTCCCGGCAGCACGATCCACGATTCTCAACGTTTGCCGTTAGAGTATTTTCCGCAGCGAAGTAACGATCGGAATTTCTATGATGCCGTGCATGTGGACATCGATTGTAAAGCGATGAGAAGCGACTCCTTGTTTGCGATTGCGCCCTACTTCCGTACCAATCGACAATCCGATGTGGTTCACCGCTATGATCGGTGGACGATTGGGCGTCGCGATCGAGCTGAATGGGAGCATCCGCCGATTCGGTATGCGTTTGGAACTCACGCATTCCGCGACGGCTATCAATCGGAATGGATTGCTCGCTCGGCGGCAACCGAGCCTGTCAGCGAATCGGAACTTGCGGAGCTCAAGAACCGGCGGTATGAGAGTCAGAGGAGGGGATTGGGATTGGATTCCTCCGATCGGTTTCGTCGCGGATATCGTAACCGGTTGCTCCGGTTTAACGAAAAGCGAATGCCAACGGTGAAGCTTTTGGCCGACGCGATCGCCAGCAGCATGCCTGAGCATGAGAGCGGCCCCGTGGCGATTGCGCAACGGTTCGTCGAATTTCTTAGTATCGAAGGTGGCTTTGAGTACACCTTGAATCTAAACGCGGAGTCGTCGGGAACCGTCGATCCAATCGAAAAATTTGTCGCGACGGACCGTCGTGGGCACTGCCAATATTTCGCCTCGGCGCTTGCGATGATGTTGCGAAGCCAAGGCATCCCGGCGCGCTTGGTTGTCGGCTACCACACCGATGATTTCAACGAACTAGGGCATTATTATGTCGCCCGTCAATCGCATGCGCATGCTTGGGTCGAAGCGTTGATTGACGAGCGAGACATTCATCAGGTGGTGTATGGTCAACCGAAGTCAGAGGAGTATTGGCTGCGTTTAGACGCCACGCCGGGAGGCAGCAATTCCGAGGGGAACACACAAGGCGTCAACAGCGTGATCGACTTGGCCGAAACACTTTGGAAAGGTTATGTGGTCGACTTGAATACGAGTAAAGCGTCGACGTCAGGCAAAACCAAAACGGCAATGTCTCCCATCATCGAATCGAGAAATGTATTAACGATGGTGTTGAAAGGGGTGATCGACCAAATTCAGGCGGGGCAACTCGGTGGCGGGACTCTTTCCTTGCGGAATGGTTTCTCGTGGCCCGCGGCGTTATTTGGTGTGATCCTGACGCTCGGGCTGTTTGGATCGGTGCGAGGGGTCTCGGCAATTCGTTGGCGTGCAAGGCTGCCTCGTCCGCCGCAACCCTCTCGTCCGAGTCTTGCCTTCTATGCCGAGGCGCTCGATTGCTTGCTGCAATGCGGGATTCGACGCCAACCCGCTCAAACGCCATACGAATTTGCCGACGTCGCCGATGCGGAGTTAAATCGGTTCGCGGATCAAACCGCGCCCAATGCGAGTTCAGACGCCTCTTCGCCGATTCGTCTATTGACGGACACGTTCTATCGATTACGGTTCGGGAAAAAGACGGCGTCAAGCTCCACCGACGCGGACGTGGAGCCGCAAATGATTGAGCAAAGTCTCGCCGCGTTAAAGACGCAAGTGCAAGCTCGGTTGACGCGGCCAGCGAGCGACAAGTATTCCAACGATTCATCCATCAACGCAAACGCCACCAGAGAGAACGCATTGTGA
- a CDS encoding PAS domain-containing hybrid sensor histidine kinase/response regulator, with product MDNKRSTSPTPSERDAPAPLANGEEFDERFLLQCLMDHIPDSIYFKDAEGRFIRINRAKAERSGLPSTEEAVGKSDLDYFSSEHAEKAMADERAIMTTGQPLIESEEHLIWGSGLQRWVSTTKLPLQAKDGKVVGTFGISRDITKLKQTENALERAKEAAESANRAKSEFVANMSHEIRTPMNGVIGMAELLLDTELSPSQREYTQAVLESGEALLTLLNEILDFSKIEAGKLELDPRPFDLRDSIGTMMKSLAARAHHKGLELACHFDRELPERVIGDVGRLRQVLINLVGNAIKFTERGEVVVDLKVEDRTDDHVQIKFSVSDTGIGIPNDKLKTIFSEFEQADKSMTRKYGGTGLGLAIASRFVELMKGELAVSSVLGQGTNFSFTIGLPISEQKLTQKEQISPDSIAGLRVLIVDDNATNRRILQETLQGWGIESQTAGHARDALQQVKGAVQQGQPFDLVISDVNMPEIDGFELVQSLRHDHELAETTVMLLTSGIRSGDLPRCERLNVATHLMKPVKQSELLEAISQTVGNLPRVPQEVTVNQTRPLTSSRSLNILLVEDSLVNQMVAIGLLKKGGHTYTVANNGIEAVELSASNPYDLILMDIEMPEMDGLQATRAIRERERSTNKHTRIIAMTAHAMKGDDDRCFQAGMDAYLTKPIRQAALLNAISKLEID from the coding sequence ATGGATAACAAACGATCCACTTCCCCCACCCCTTCTGAACGCGACGCCCCCGCTCCGCTGGCGAATGGCGAAGAATTTGACGAGCGTTTTTTGCTGCAGTGTCTGATGGACCATATACCCGACAGCATCTATTTCAAGGATGCCGAAGGCCGATTCATCCGTATCAACCGGGCCAAGGCGGAACGATCGGGTTTGCCATCCACCGAAGAAGCGGTGGGCAAAAGTGACCTCGACTACTTCTCCTCCGAACATGCGGAGAAAGCGATGGCGGATGAGCGAGCGATCATGACGACCGGCCAACCGTTGATCGAATCCGAAGAGCACCTGATCTGGGGCAGTGGTTTGCAACGTTGGGTGTCGACCACGAAATTGCCGTTACAAGCAAAAGACGGGAAGGTGGTCGGAACCTTTGGGATTTCGCGGGACATCACAAAGCTAAAACAAACCGAAAATGCATTAGAGCGTGCCAAGGAGGCGGCCGAGTCCGCGAACCGAGCGAAAAGTGAATTCGTTGCCAATATGAGCCACGAGATTCGAACGCCCATGAACGGCGTGATCGGCATGGCCGAACTGCTGCTCGACACGGAGCTCAGCCCATCCCAACGCGAATACACTCAAGCCGTCCTAGAGTCAGGCGAGGCGTTGCTAACGCTACTCAATGAGATCCTTGATTTTTCAAAGATCGAGGCCGGCAAACTCGAGTTGGACCCCCGACCATTTGACTTGCGCGACAGCATTGGCACGATGATGAAATCGCTGGCCGCCCGCGCTCACCACAAAGGACTCGAATTGGCTTGCCACTTCGATCGCGAGCTGCCCGAGAGAGTGATCGGCGATGTCGGTCGATTGCGACAAGTCTTGATCAACTTGGTCGGCAACGCGATCAAGTTTACCGAGCGTGGCGAAGTCGTTGTCGATCTTAAAGTGGAGGACCGCACCGATGATCACGTGCAAATCAAATTTTCCGTTAGCGACACCGGAATCGGCATTCCTAACGACAAGCTAAAAACGATTTTTTCGGAGTTCGAGCAAGCCGATAAATCGATGACACGCAAATATGGCGGGACGGGATTGGGGTTAGCAATCGCGTCGCGGTTTGTCGAACTGATGAAGGGCGAATTAGCCGTGTCCAGCGTGCTAGGCCAAGGGACAAACTTTAGCTTCACGATTGGATTGCCGATCAGCGAGCAAAAACTGACGCAGAAAGAACAGATCTCTCCCGACTCCATTGCGGGTTTGCGGGTCTTGATTGTCGACGATAATGCAACCAATCGCCGCATCCTGCAAGAGACGCTGCAAGGCTGGGGAATTGAATCGCAAACCGCTGGGCACGCCCGTGACGCACTTCAGCAAGTCAAAGGAGCGGTGCAGCAAGGGCAACCATTCGATTTAGTCATCTCCGATGTGAACATGCCTGAAATCGATGGATTTGAACTGGTTCAATCGCTTCGACACGACCACGAGCTGGCCGAAACCACGGTGATGCTGTTGACGTCCGGTATCCGTTCGGGTGACCTTCCTCGCTGCGAACGATTGAATGTCGCGACGCACCTGATGAAACCGGTAAAACAATCGGAGTTATTGGAGGCGATTTCGCAAACGGTTGGCAACCTACCGCGTGTTCCACAGGAAGTCACCGTCAATCAAACGCGGCCTCTCACAAGCTCACGAAGCCTGAACATCCTGCTAGTCGAAGACAGCCTCGTCAATCAAATGGTCGCGATCGGATTATTGAAAAAGGGGGGGCACACGTATACGGTGGCAAACAACGGGATCGAAGCGGTCGAGTTATCAGCATCGAACCCCTATGACCTGATCCTGATGGACATCGAGATGCCCGAAATGGATGGACTACAGGCAACTCGCGCGATCCGTGAACGCGAACGATCCACGAACAAACACACGCGGATCATCGCGATGACGGCCCACGCGATGAAGGGGGACGATGACCGCTGTTTTCAAGCCGGGATGGACGCCTACCTGACCAAACCGATTCGCCAAGCCGCCTTGCTCAATGCGATCAGCAAACTTGAAATCGACTAA
- a CDS encoding DUF58 domain-containing protein has translation MLLRNESLNSSVQSRKVRLTRLGMHFVFVSTFAMLGGALRGFNLLLVVAGILVGALFVQWRWSRGALMALSIRRRLPTEAFAGKAFAVNFEVTNHSAWMSLWLLRVEDQVKSRAPQHEREPIGTPYGGAIQYIAAASTATTSSMMVPQSRGRLTFGPLRVASSFPLDLLTAKVTDNHDETLEVFPNLVTLKRGWQRALSGRHEGVSRASERSGRSDGDFFGLRPYRDGDTLRKIHWRTSARLNEPVVSQYEQSQRYELCVLVDGFLATPKTSNVNVELAISVAASLVLRLSGLTTNRIVLVAAGRQPLAMMAGASAEQKREVLSLLSRLEVTDSPTFTAALDQAAGVGGRFKDLLVVSPRARNPTLASTSDEERRVFDRWLRRRALRWIDVSSAAERGWFEVSNEK, from the coding sequence ATGCTACTTCGCAACGAATCGCTGAACTCGTCGGTCCAATCGCGTAAGGTGCGTTTGACACGTCTGGGGATGCATTTCGTCTTTGTCAGCACGTTTGCGATGCTTGGGGGAGCGCTGCGCGGGTTCAATTTGTTGCTGGTCGTTGCCGGCATCTTGGTCGGGGCCCTGTTCGTACAGTGGCGATGGTCCCGCGGGGCGTTGATGGCCCTTTCGATTCGCCGGCGTTTGCCAACCGAGGCGTTTGCGGGGAAAGCATTTGCGGTAAATTTCGAGGTGACCAATCACAGCGCTTGGATGTCGTTGTGGTTGCTTCGAGTGGAAGACCAAGTCAAATCACGAGCTCCGCAACACGAACGTGAACCCATCGGGACTCCCTACGGAGGAGCGATCCAGTACATCGCTGCGGCGAGCACCGCGACGACCTCTTCCATGATGGTCCCACAATCTCGTGGGAGATTGACGTTTGGTCCGTTGCGTGTTGCCAGCTCGTTTCCACTCGATTTGTTGACCGCGAAAGTCACCGATAACCACGACGAAACTCTCGAGGTGTTCCCGAACCTTGTCACGCTCAAGCGAGGATGGCAACGGGCACTTTCGGGACGACACGAAGGCGTCTCGAGAGCGAGTGAACGGAGCGGAAGATCCGATGGCGATTTTTTTGGATTGCGTCCTTATCGCGATGGGGACACGTTGAGAAAAATTCATTGGCGAACCTCGGCACGTTTGAATGAACCGGTGGTCAGCCAGTACGAACAATCGCAACGATATGAACTATGTGTGCTAGTGGATGGTTTTCTCGCGACGCCGAAAACGTCGAATGTGAATGTCGAACTGGCGATTAGCGTCGCCGCCTCCCTGGTGCTGCGATTGAGCGGCTTGACGACGAATCGAATTGTATTGGTGGCGGCCGGTCGCCAACCGCTGGCGATGATGGCGGGGGCTTCAGCCGAGCAAAAACGCGAGGTGCTGTCACTGCTCTCGCGTTTGGAAGTCACCGATTCGCCCACCTTCACGGCCGCGTTGGACCAAGCCGCCGGTGTCGGAGGGCGGTTCAAGGATCTGTTGGTTGTCAGTCCCCGTGCGAGGAATCCGACGCTCGCGTCGACCAGTGATGAGGAGCGTCGCGTCTTTGATCGCTGGCTGCGTCGTCGCGCCTTGCGCTGGATCGACGTCTCATCCGCTGCGGAGCGAGGATGGTTTGAAGTGAGCAATGAGAAGTAA
- the cmk gene encoding (d)CMP kinase, whose product MIVAIDGPAGAGKSSIARQVANELKFDFLDTGALYRAATLGVIRAQVEFDDTQALIEVVRGIDLQWDGETILLSGEDVSNEIRSPTVTDAIRYLADEPAIRSQLSAQQRRIAEGRDIVTEGRDQGAEVFPEAECKIFLTASPEERARRRREQLTSTGRHMSFDQVLAAQNKRDREDESRAVGRLRAAEDAVILQTDAMTPEEVLAWVLTHVRSAIAKCQTQSKA is encoded by the coding sequence GTGATCGTAGCCATTGACGGCCCAGCGGGGGCTGGAAAAAGTAGTATCGCACGGCAAGTTGCCAACGAATTGAAGTTTGATTTTTTAGATACCGGAGCGCTGTACCGCGCTGCGACATTGGGAGTCATACGTGCCCAAGTTGAATTCGATGATACCCAGGCGTTAATCGAAGTGGTTCGCGGGATTGATTTGCAATGGGATGGCGAAACGATTCTGTTAAGTGGAGAAGATGTTTCCAACGAGATCCGTTCGCCCACGGTGACCGATGCGATCCGATACTTGGCGGATGAACCGGCGATCCGCAGCCAATTGTCGGCTCAGCAACGCCGGATTGCCGAGGGGCGTGACATTGTCACCGAAGGGCGTGACCAGGGGGCGGAAGTCTTTCCCGAAGCGGAGTGCAAGATTTTTCTGACCGCATCGCCTGAGGAACGGGCCCGCCGCCGCCGCGAACAATTGACCAGCACGGGACGGCACATGTCGTTCGACCAAGTGTTGGCGGCTCAGAACAAGCGAGACCGTGAAGATGAATCGCGTGCGGTCGGTCGGCTAAGAGCCGCCGAGGATGCCGTGATCCTGCAAACCGATGCAATGACGCCCGAGGAAGTGTTGGCGTGGGTATTGACCCATGTTCGCAGCGCGATTGCAAAGTGCCAAACGCAATCCAAGGCTTAG
- a CDS encoding AAA family ATPase, whose protein sequence is MEQVVFGKSDVVQMLVVALLAGEHILLEDVPGVGKTLAAKALAHSIDGKFSRLQFTPDLLPSDITGSMVYRSDRREFEFHPGPIFANVVLADEINRAPPRTQSALLEAMSEGSVSIDGVTHPLPQPFIVVATQNPFEFEGTYALPESQLDRFLLRTSIGYADRRWEREVLVTHRSGEPVNRLQSVATLDAIRAAQANVRDVVFEESLVNYLLDIVEATRSHAEFEYGVSTRGALSFYRGCQARAITESRDFVTPDDIKALAVATLSHRVVHDSVFQGPSRLLVEKQIAAIIEQVAVPV, encoded by the coding sequence ATTGAACAGGTCGTCTTTGGCAAATCCGATGTCGTTCAGATGTTAGTTGTAGCCTTGTTGGCCGGCGAGCATATCTTGCTCGAAGATGTGCCCGGGGTGGGAAAGACGTTGGCTGCAAAAGCGCTCGCGCATTCCATCGACGGAAAATTTTCGCGTTTGCAATTTACGCCTGACTTGTTGCCCAGCGATATTACCGGCAGCATGGTTTACCGCAGTGATCGGCGGGAATTTGAGTTTCACCCGGGACCCATTTTCGCCAACGTGGTGTTGGCCGACGAAATCAATCGAGCCCCACCGCGGACGCAATCCGCACTACTCGAAGCGATGAGCGAAGGGAGTGTTTCGATCGATGGAGTGACCCATCCGCTGCCACAACCCTTCATTGTCGTGGCGACACAGAACCCATTCGAGTTCGAAGGCACGTACGCACTTCCGGAAAGTCAGTTGGATCGATTCTTGTTGCGGACTTCGATCGGCTACGCGGACCGTCGCTGGGAACGCGAGGTTTTGGTGACGCATCGTAGCGGCGAACCGGTCAATCGATTGCAATCGGTTGCCACACTCGATGCGATTCGCGCCGCTCAAGCGAACGTGCGCGATGTTGTGTTTGAGGAATCGTTGGTCAATTACCTGTTGGACATTGTCGAAGCGACTCGCTCGCACGCTGAGTTCGAATACGGGGTCAGCACGCGCGGGGCGCTCAGTTTCTATCGTGGTTGCCAAGCCCGAGCGATCACCGAGTCGCGTGACTTTGTGACGCCCGACGATATCAAGGCGTTAGCGGTGGCTACGCTATCGCACCGGGTGGTTCACGACAGTGTTTTCCAAGGGCCGAGTCGGCTATTGGTCGAGAAGCAGATCGCAGCGATTATCGAACAGGTGGCGGTGCCCGTTTAG
- a CDS encoding DUF5658 family protein, giving the protein MTGIEPRNAVRFARLLIALLLGGLLSGGVHAQYPPHWSEPEDLEEPINTERMFVFVDGIYLAPPCQIEVAIEDAKIVINEQTYGADSFDFTTDTRMGSDPLHGGHYHSMEMHRIPGGKSEVVLRQFSRQLRARMYGAVLVLYSGETPMLLNSLREGHDLLKALIAKGTGHQDATAMLELASDDLDLELCNRLLADFEPTPDFIRRASELVEKQAMVEEANNRKAAALILGQQISYPLSIFAMIVVVFAFGHLISNPQQLAANHEDPRVVANAKKATIASLAILALLSLVDLIWTLIAHESGTMRELNPLGSGLIDRPAQLVLFKITLTTLSIGLLYWLHELPLARRATWWCCLVLTLLTARWLTFNSMFL; this is encoded by the coding sequence ATGACCGGTATCGAACCCCGAAACGCAGTCCGTTTCGCTCGGCTGCTAATCGCATTGTTGTTGGGGGGACTCTTGAGCGGCGGCGTTCATGCTCAGTATCCACCTCACTGGAGTGAGCCGGAGGATTTGGAGGAGCCGATCAACACCGAGCGAATGTTTGTTTTCGTCGATGGGATTTATCTTGCGCCACCATGCCAGATCGAAGTTGCAATTGAAGACGCCAAAATTGTCATCAATGAGCAAACCTATGGTGCAGACTCATTTGATTTCACTACCGACACACGGATGGGAAGTGATCCATTGCACGGCGGGCACTACCACTCGATGGAGATGCATCGCATTCCCGGCGGAAAGTCCGAAGTGGTGTTGAGGCAATTCTCTCGTCAACTGCGTGCACGAATGTACGGCGCCGTGCTGGTACTCTATTCGGGCGAGACTCCAATGCTGCTCAATTCCTTGCGGGAAGGGCATGACCTACTCAAGGCACTGATCGCAAAGGGAACGGGGCACCAAGACGCCACAGCCATGCTCGAACTAGCGTCCGATGATCTTGATCTCGAACTATGCAATCGCCTTCTCGCCGACTTTGAGCCCACGCCCGACTTCATTCGCCGCGCATCCGAGTTGGTGGAAAAACAAGCCATGGTCGAAGAGGCGAACAACCGAAAGGCAGCTGCATTGATCTTGGGTCAACAAATCTCGTACCCCTTGAGTATATTTGCCATGATCGTGGTGGTGTTTGCGTTTGGTCATCTCATCTCAAATCCCCAACAACTTGCCGCCAATCATGAAGACCCACGCGTGGTCGCCAATGCCAAGAAAGCCACGATCGCCTCGCTCGCGATCTTGGCGTTACTCTCCCTGGTCGACCTCATCTGGACGTTGATCGCTCACGAAAGTGGCACGATGCGTGAACTGAATCCACTCGGCAGCGGATTGATTGATCGACCGGCACAACTGGTCCTGTTCAAAATCACACTCACGACATTGTCGATCGGTTTACTGTATTGGCTCCACGAACTGCCCCTGGCGCGTCGGGCCACGTGGTGGTGCTGCTTGGTGCTGACCTTGCTGACGGCTCGTTGGTTGACCTTCAACTCGATGTTCTTATAG